TCGGCTAATCACTAACAGGGGAGCTAAGTTACACCACCTATTGGTGCACTTCATTCCGAATATCTACATCGAATCGCAACTATCAGTTGGGTATCTGTATATAGTTTCGTCTGCTTTTAGGGGTCGCACTTGTTAATTTGCAATAACCTAAGCTGATTTCAATCACAGTGTGTAACTCGTTTCATACGGTCTACAAATAGCTTAACTTAAACCTTAACAACTGTCAAATTTCTGTCATTGTTTAGAAGTGATGGCAGGTTTACGCCTCGGTTATTGGATTTATTCCTAATGTGACTAGTGTAATACTTACTGTGATCAATATGCAATGGAGGTCTTTGGGTTCGCCTGCCCCATCCATCCCGCCCAAGATCTCTGCCAGACGGTGCATGTTGTTCACCCTCATTATGTTAATATCGTTTTCGCAGCAAAAAGCTTGGATCAACGTAAAATGAATTTGCAAAGCCACGTCCAGATCATTCCCTTCATCCGTGGCAAGCAAGCATAAAACAACGTTGTCAGGatccctgttaaaaaaaaacataaataaaatcCGACCGGTTTCAAACTATGAATctttttaggaaaaaaaaatgtagaaacTTTAGTTATTTAGTGTACTTACGCATTTAGGAGTTTTGCTGCCTCATACACTCCAACTGTGATGCAGCCTTGCGCCAGCGCGGAGCTCAAAACTTCTTCCAAAGCTTTTCTCACCACATCCATCCTACCATCCGAATCAGAAGTAAAAACAATCTTAACTCCCTCAGCAGCAAAAACAGACTCCAGCTCCGGAAACTAACGATCGCGTCAAGCAAATGCAAATTTGAGTGTTTCATCTCACAAAAAAGATTCTATTAATGAGGAGAAAATTAAACTTCTTTTAACCGACGCACGACGCAAAATAGGAATCAGCACCGCACACTTAATCAAACATTGTttcacgtttttttttaaaaaaaggatttgttTAAAGTGCAATCGATGCGTTTTGTAGCATTGTTTattacctctctgctttctgATCGCCTGTGAGTTCTTCAAAAGTCATTTTGTTTGTGGGTTTGAGCGAGTTTCTCAGATTGCTGGAGATTTCCCTTCTTTGAACCTTGCCACTCGCTTCGTTCCAGCTCAATGCAGCGCCTGCTGTCAGGCTCCGGCACTGAGAGGGCTCGCGGGGCTGAGGGCGGGGTTACAGCCAGGGGGCAGGATGTTTCAAGGGGAAGCCAACCAACCTTATGCTCGCTCATTTGCATGGCCGCTCCGCCATTGGTCATCGACTCTTATGCTAATAAGGACTTTGCGTTCACCCCGAGCCGCTGGGGACAAAGGGTCAGCCCCGGGAGAGGAAGGGAGGTGGGAGCGGATGGTGAAACGCCTGTGTTTCGCAGCTCCCCGGGTCGGTCTACACGTCAATCAATGCTCATTCCCCATTTcattgtccatgtttggaaattGTAGGATTGTCCGGTGGAATTATACACAGAAGCAAATTGCTTAATGCTCTGTTTATCGCCacatgatttgtttttaaaaaatgtgtccaCTATGTGGAGATACAGTGAACAAACCACTACTGCAACACCTATCACCAAGGCCAAGGGTAACAATGTTAAGGGATGCCATCACCTCCACATTCAATCCCAAATCACGTCATCTGGAGTTGCGCGTAATAGTCATTCCTTAATCATTGCTGGTTCAATATGTTGGAATTTCCTATACTTTAAATGTACACAGTTGACTGTAAAACACTTGGGACATTCTCAGGTTGCGAAAGGCACCATATAAACGCAAGCTTCACTTGTCGTGCCCTGATTGGAACACCCAACAATATTATCATCAAATAGACTGAACACCAGGGTCAGTAACGTGGAAATTAAATGTGTCCCTGCCTATATCATTCCTATCTCAAGAGCacgttttacaaatacatgtaactGTTGATAAGATTTTAAGCGTATATATTTCAAATATGCATAATCATCTCAACGCCAGTATAGGTCCAAAATACAAATATTACAGATACAAATAATGCATATTTAATGATTAAAAGACATTAAAATATCATTATGAATTGTATTCCAAGTAAATTAATAAGTACAAGCCTAGTCAgttcatgttatagaagaacatGCATTCATATTTGATCTTTTTTGATCATCTCAAGATGTGCCAAAGTATTTTGCAGCGCAGCCTAGGTGTAATGTCGGGTATTGCAGAAGACAATCTGCTCTTATGAATGTCTCATAAATTGTAGTGAGATCAATAAACAACTAATCTGTtttagcacaaaaacagaaattgctggaaaagctcagcaggtctggcagcatctatagagagaaatcagggttaacgtttcaggtcgagtggcccttcctcagaactcaagaCTCATTTGTTTTAGCAATGTTAATtgggacatgatgtggaggagctggtgttggactggggtggacaaagtcagaagtcacacgacaccaggttatagtccaacaggttaattaaaatcaCGAGCTTTCAgggtgctgcttcttcatcaggttcATTCGTGAATCTGTGTCCATCACTCTAACATCAATGCAATCCAAGTTCTAAACAATTGTTGTGCAAAGAAGTTTTCTGACATGTGCCTCTGGATTTTAGCCAATCATCTTAAGTCTGTGCCCTTTGATTATTGACCTACCAGCCAACTGAATCAGTTTCCAGGTCTCTGTCTGCTGGCATATCAATTTAATTGTGCTATTTAACATGTGTCTTCTCATTCTTCCTACCGTAATGTATCATCTCACTCTTTTCTGTGTTGAATTGTATCTGTCAAATGTCTACCCATTTAAGCAGCCTATATCATATTGAATTCTATTATTAGCTTTCTCAACATTAATCACTTTTCTAAATTTTGTGATATTTGCAAGTCTCAAAGTTATATCCTGTAACTTtatatctaagtcattaataaacattaaCAAAGTAGTGATCTTAATATGGAAcctttggaaaagcatagtatcCATCGGTCCAATCTAAAATACAGCTATttagtttaggtggattgaccatgatattcaaggatgtgcaggctaggtgggttagccatgggaaatgcagggttccgtGGATAAGGTAGGTgggtgggtttggatgggatgcagttcagagggtcagtatagatttgatgggccaaatggcctgcttctacactgtagagattcaatgaaTTAGTGAAGTACCTTATATTTCTCTTCCTCGATAATATCAATCTGCTCAGCCCTGACACAACTTTGAGGCTGGTGGGATTGAATCTAGggcttctggcccagagatagggacaccaccactgtgccacaagagctcttTTATTTTAGGTCTTCTCTTTTAAAGAAAACCTTAATCAGGTTAGACAGCCCTGTTGGGGCCTATTTTGTACCTATACTGATAGTTCCCCCTCCCTTTTAATCCACTAGCTTCAATTTTGTTAGCTGGCCTAATATCTAATATTTCACCAAATCCCTCTTGAAAGTTGATACGCATAACAACAATTGCACTGCTCTCAACAACCTTCTCAGTTATTGAATCAAAAAGCTTAATCAGGTTAATCAAACACAAACTGACCCTTAACAATTTCATAATGATTCTTTTTGATTTCCCCCTGTTTGTCCAAGTGGCTGGTAAATATCTTCTGGATTATTGTTTCTCAAAATTTATTTGCCACTGACTTTATAATTTTCATGGTTACGTTCCTTCCTTTATATAAACACGATTTTAACAGTTTCAATCCTCTTGTCTTTTGACTCAATCTGTACCTAAGGAGGCCTATGGCCAGAGACTCTGCAATTTCTACCCTACTGATTTCATCCAGATTAGGTGACTTATCTTCTTTAAATAATTCCAGCCTTCCTACTTTCTTCCTTTTAGTTAGTTTAACTCTTCTGGTACCTCAACAACTTCTTCAATTACCATAACTTTAGTTAACTCCTTTTCTGAGCTGAACATTATTGCCAAGTGCTATGTAATCTATTAATCATGCTTTCTGCTTCCACAATAGATCACGACTTTGGTCTCTAATCAATTCCACAACTCCTTTTTCACGTTAATATGCCAAGGACCCTTGGTTTCCTTATAATATTAGCTTATAATCTGGTCATTTACCGAATCCTTGCTTCTATTAATTCCTTTTTCACTTCTATTAGCTTCTTATATTTGCTTGGTTTTGCTATGTATTACAACCGTGAGAtataggagctgaagtaggccattcaacctattgagctgaaaatgtgttgctggaaaaacgcagcaggtcaggcagaattcctgaagaagggctcatgcctgaaatgtcaattctcctgctccttggatgctgcccgacctgctgtgcttttccagcaacacattttcagctctgatctccagcatctgcagtccttactttctccattcagcctattgagaatgttttgctggaaaagcacagcaggtcaggcagcatccgaggagcaggagaatcaacatttcgggcaaaagtctgatgaagggcccttgcctgaaatgtcgattctcctgttgctcagatgctgcctgacccactgtgctttgcCAAGACtgtgctctcgactctgattttcaGCTTCTGCAATCCACACTTTCtcccattcagcctattgagtctgctccgccattcaatgagatcatggctgatctgataaccctcaactctccattcctgcttttgccccataacccttgattcccttactgattaaaaatctgtctatctcagtcttgaatatattgaatAACCCACCTCTCCTGCCTTCTGCAGTAAATAATTCAACTGATTCAGTATCCtttgagaagaaattcttcctcatctttgttttatatGTGTGAccacttattctgagataatgtcCTTTGGTACTAAACTCACTAACAAGGGCAACAACCTTTCCCCATCGaccttgtcaagtcccctgaGAATACTgcaagtttcaataaggttgcttctcaatctctaaattccaatgatatgcccaaccttctcaacctctcattataagacagtccttccatacctggtatcagcctagtatACTTTCTCAGGACTGCTTTCATCAAATTTTCTATTATCAATTTGCTATCTACCATATATTCTTCTTATTGTTTCACCCTATTCTATAAATGCTTTGTCATCAAGCTTTGATTGCTCTCCTTATGTACATCAAATGAACCTGATCAGCTCTTCTTTAATGGCTGCCCATTGCTCtttcattcctcatgaagggctcttgcccaaaatgtcaattttcctgctcctcggatgctccctgacctgctgtgcgttttcaGTGCCCGACTCTCGacactgatcttcagcatctgcagtcctcactttctccattgctgTATTATGTCCTGTCTGCCAATCATTTTTCTGACCTAGATCCCTGTTCAGTTTCCTGAAATTCATCCTCCTCCAGTTAACTTTTTTATTTTAGATGATGTATTGCCAGACCACTCAATTTGCAGTCTTAGCAAGGATATCTAAAGGAACACATGGTAAGGAGACTTGAATTTTAGAGGTACTGTTATGAATACTCCAGGGCAATAGGgatagcaacaaatgctggcctagacaacGATGGCCATATCCCACGAAAGAATTTATAAAAAAATTGCATGTGGTTGCTTAGCAATACTCTGATCAACAATGGTACCAGAATCTTTAAattatggctttgtgcatgggaaatcatgtctcacaaacttgattgagttttttgaagaagtaacaaagaggattgatgagggcagagcagtagatgtgatctatatggacttcagtaaggcgttcgacaagattccccatgggagactgattagcaaggttagagctcatggaatacagggagaactagccatttggatacagaacttgctcaaacggagaagacagagggtggtggtggagggttgtttttcagactggaggcctgtgaccagtggagtgtcataaggattggtgctaggccctctactttttgtcatttacataaatgatttggatgcgagcataaaaggtacagctagtaagtttgcagatgaaccaaaattggaggtgtagtggacagcgaagagggttacctNNNNNNNNNNNNNNNNNNNNNNNNNNNNNNNNNNNNNNNNNNNNNNNNNNNNNNNNNNNNNNNNNNNNNNNNNNNNNNNNNNNNNNNNNNNNNNNNNNNNNNNNNNNNNNNNNNNNNNNNNNNNNNNNNNNNNNNNNNNNacaaggatgttgccagggttggaggatttgagctaccgggagaggctgaacaggatggggctgttttccctggagcattggaggttgtggggtgaccttagagaggtttataaaatcatgagggtcatgaataggataaatagacaaagtattttccctggggttggggagtccagaactagagggcataggtttagggtgagaggggaaagatataaaagaaacctaaggggcaacgttttcacgcagagggtggtacgtgtatggaggaggctggtacaattgcaacatttaagagacatttggatgggtatatgaataggaagggtttggagggatatgggccgagtgctgacatgtgggactagattgggttgggatatctggtcggcatggacgggttggaccgaagggtctgtttccatggtgtacatctctatgactctatgactgtaagtacaCAGCTGTATGATCTTTGCTGCTTAAGATGCTCTGTGTGAAGTGATTACATTTTCACTACAGTCAGGTTTCTACCAGTCACATCATGGTTGAGGCAATAGATTGAGTTTGTGGGAGATTGTGCAACTGCTTGAATGGTCAGGGTAAGATGAGAACTTTACAGGAAAGGGAGACTGTAGACTGTCTACCACACCATCCTGATGGTAGATTTAAAATGGGAGAGGAGAGAACAGTAGGAGTACAGTGTCTACCCAAAAAGTGAGACAGCTCATCCTGATCTGACTTTGAGAGAGGAGGTAAATGACTAAATATAGATAATGAGTGATGCTctctgcagtttctgtttttattctggaTTTCCTGCTTATCAAGTTGAGGGATGTCAGTGCTTAGAATAGAATCCTTTCCACTGTGTTCTTACCAAAAACATAAAAGTCCAGACATAGGGGAAAAGGGCAGGGTTTACATTTCCTTTTTTACTGGTCGTAGGAAAACAGTGCAAAAGTAACCTAGCCAATCACCATTCTGCTAATTTCTTTCTAATTATTAGTAATGTTATAAAATAATTGTCATGGCTGTTATCAACCATCAGTCCGAGGGTTCCAAATCTCAAAACTGCAGATCTAATCACAACCTTCATGGAAAAATAATTGCAAGAATTGAATGCTAAATGAAAATTAAGTGCAGCTCCTTTGGCATAAAGGAAAGTTTGACCTTTGATCAAAGAAACTTGGTAGAACTCAGGCTAGTTGGTACAAAGAGAGAGCCCCCCTCCTCAGTGCCTGGAGTCTCACCTGACACAGAAGAAGGTGGTCCTGTCTAATGTAGTTAGTCCCTGCAGCTGTAGATATCATTGTGTCACTTCCTCAGGGAAGCATCCTTGGCCCAGCCAAGTACAGAATGTTCCAACACATACCtgaatagaatagaacagaataacctttattgtcacatatacccaatgagtatagtgaaaagttttatatgTTGCCAATTACAATGGTGACTTAAATACAAAAATACCTAggcacagcttctttagttacaagatcttagacaatagagaaataaaatgtccagcattgcagaaataaaagttcagtacAACAAACCACGCTGACACATAGcttccagtccacaccaggccctgGCCCCAGACTGCGGCAGCAACATGCCATGCCAGAAGGTCACCACACCATGCTGGGAGGGCCCTATGTGAGGAGACTGCTGTGCCACGCTGGGAGGTCACCATGCCCTGCTGGGAGTCATCACTGGAGGACAGGAATCGTCGTCAGGGGGCATGAGTCACCACTCACCAGAGGCCAGGGAtagttgccagaagactggagttgtTAATGGGTGTGACagaagaagtaaaaaaaaagcactaaAGAAGAATGAGCAGAGTGGATAAGCTGTGGCTGTAATGCCCTACGCTGCTGCCATCATGCATCAAGTGCCTTGGAGAGTACTCTTGGCATTCGAAGTTGCAAAGTGTTCAGACCCAACCTACTCGACCTCTCTTCATAccacaatccctccataccaggtatcGGCCCAGTGAACCTTTtatggactgcttccaatgccagtatatctttccttagtcAAAGTcataaaattgttcacagtattctgtgTTCGGACTACTGCCTCTTAAAACTTTAGTAATATCTCCCTCCTTTCAtaccccattccctttgaaataaaagttgaCATTCCATTACCTTCCTGAAAACCACTGAACCTGGATGCTAGCATTTTGAAATTCACGAATGAGGACTCTCAAATACCTCTGTTGTGCAGCTTTctaaaatctttctccatttaaataatattcagttcctctagtTTTCCTGCCAATgttcataacctcacatttttcctaaTTTTATTCCACCTGCCAAGTTCTTGTcaacttgcttaacctgtctacatTCCTCTGCAGGTTCTTTGTGcatcctcatcacttgccttcccacctatgtttgtgtcatctggaaacttggctcctgtacattcactttccccatccaaatcgttaatatatatCAGAAATTATTGTGGTCGCAGCACTGACCCCTGTAATCTTTCCTAAGATGTGGTacccagaactatatgcaatactccagctgcagtCTAACACATATCTTGTAtaaattcaacatcacctccttgatCCTGTACTCTATTAATGAAAACAAGCCTTTATTAATACAACCAAGgacagtgattcagtggttagcactgctgcctcacagcaccaggagttccaggttcgatccctgccttcggtgactgtatggagtttgcacgttcttgccgtgcctgtgtgggtttcctcccatagtacaAAGAtgccttatggaggtttacaaaattatgaggggcatggacagggtaaataggcaaagtattttccctggggtcagggagtccagaactagagggcataggtttagggtgagaggggaaagatataaaagagacctaaggggcaactttttcacacagagggtggtacgggtatggaatgagctgccagaggaggctggtacaattgcaacatttaagaggcatttggatgggcatatgaataggaagggtttggagggatatgggccgggtgctggaaatcagaaaccaaaacagaaattgctgaggaaactcagcaggtctgacagcatcagtggagagaaagcagagttaatgtttcaggtccagttttgaagaaggtgtcactagacccgaaatgctgactttgctttctcgtcacagatgctgccagatctgctgagttttcccagcaatatttatttttataattttctaaaagtccatgtacaccacatcaacagcatttaCCCTCATCAAAgttttctgttacctcttcaaataacTCCAGCAATTTAGTTAAACCACAATTTTGCCTGGAGAAATCgatgctgactcttcctaatcagTGCACGTTTTTTCCGTGTGACTGCTAATTCTATAGATTCCCAACCGCTAAAGTTAAAATGATTGCTCGATAATTGCTGGGCTTATCTTTACAATCTTTCTCAAGTAAGACTGTAATGTTTACAATcttcctgtcttctggcacctcctcTGTGTCTAGAGAAGTTTGAAAGATTACTGCCAATACCCCCACAATTTGCATGCTCTATTGGTTCAAAATGCTTGGATGCAACTCATCCAGTCCCAGTGCCTGGTCAAATTTATGTACCAGCAGTCTACATGAAATTTCTTCCTTATGAATTCTGAACCTTTCTAGTTTCAGAGTTCCTTCCTCAGTCACCATGACCTGGGTAGCACTCCCtgtttggtaaagacagatgcaaagtattcatttaatacctcagccaTGCACCAGTTGCTTTACTATTTACAgtgcaacctcgattatctgaacaccaattgtctgaattttggattatccgaacaagatctcaaggtcccgatgcttggcaaACTGTGTTGTCTGAACCAttagattatccaaacaaaatactctctgcctatgtcgtttggataatcgaggttgccctgTATATGCCTATTGTAGACTTTGGGACATTCTTtatgttagctgccagtcttttccCATTATTCCTCTTGACTTCTCTTTGCCTTGTCACCTCTCCTCTTGGTATTTGGTATTCCTCTTggttctcaattttattttctgcctgACACTTGTTATAAAcacattttttcttctttatcttaatttGTTTCCTTTGCCAGCCAGAGATCTCTGATTTCATTTGTTCAACCTTTCCCACTTGGGTACTTTACTGTACCCaaaccatctcctctttgaaggtaGCCCATCATTAAGTTATTACTGTTCCCATGAACCTCTTGTTCTAGTCAATCCTGCTCAGTTCTGTTCTTGTCCCTTTAAGGTTCAAGGTGGTATCCTGTAGAGACACTCAAACTAAGGCTGTGGTCCTTAACAACATCCTGATTGCACATATCTTCAGCAATACCTATACCTAATACAGAAACAagaataagataatcagaaaaaGTATTAGACACAAGTGGGATGAGTGCATTTCCAATAATACTCCAGAAGCTTCTCTGAATTGAAGACAAAAATAGCCAGTTTGATCAGCATCCTGTCTACTACCTTAAACAtgcactttctccaccattgactcagcagcagcagtgtgtaacaaCTAGAAGACACTGTACCACAATGTGCCAAGGCTCCTTCAAAACTATCCAACTTAAAACACCTCCCAAACAGAAGAACCAGGGCAGCAGAGGTATAGGAACATCACCACTTCCAAGTTCCTCCCTGTTttttctgacttagaaatattcctttcactgtcactggctggAAGCCCATTCCTAACAGCTTTGCTGTAGAAAGAGGCTCACCACCCTTTTCTTATGGGCAATGAGGGAAGGGGTGCAAAtatttgggtttgttttccttggagcagagaaggctgaggagtgatgtGATTGAGGAGTACAAAATTATGataggtataggcaggataggtCACAAGAACCTCTTCCCCGGGcagacatagaacagtacagcacaagaacagacccttcagccttcaaCGTTGTGCCGAACATGGcgccaagttaaactaatccctttgCCTACTGATGGTCCTTATCCCTCCActccttgcttattcatgtggTTATCTAAAAGCACCTTAAATGCCCATATCGTATCTGTCTCCACCTCTACTCctggcacccaccactctctatgtatcACTTGCCCCtcgcatctcctttgaactttaaCCTTCCTACTTTAAATGCATGCTCTCCAGTATTATACATTTCAACTCTAAGAGAAAGATTCTATCAACCCGATCTATGTCtctgataattttataaacttatatcgGGTCTCCCTTCAGCCTCAGACATGTCTAAGACTAGACaacacaagtttaaggtgaggagcaagtggtttagaggagatctgagaaagaaATTCTTCACTCAACAGgcagtagaaatatggaacatactgtctgagaaggtgatggaggtACTCTCACAGAAGCATTTGGacgagcacttaaaatgccagcaTATGGTAGGCTCTGGTCTAAGAGTGGGTAAATGCGATTAGTGTAGTTTGATAGGCGCAAATTAGTGCAGATGctgaattgaaaaacaaaaaatgctggagatcacagtgggtcaggcagtgtccatggagagaaagcaagctaatgtttccagtctAGATGACATTTCATCGGAGCTGATGTGAATTGTGGAAGGGACAGCAATTACACGATGGTGGAGAGGCATGGGCAGTTGGGGTTGGAGTGCCTGGGGGAGACAGGATGTTAataattcagattaagtgatcggaatatgAGACATGCAGAACTGTGGTATGtgtaactgccagactggaaaaacaggcagtcccactggagtgggggTAGGGGAGAGTGGGTAACAGAGAATGTGACAAGCAAAGTTAAAAGAAAGGCAAAGAATAGTTTCACAATTTGAAAATGTTGTACTCAATATTGAGCTCAGAAGGTTGTAAACTGCCTACTTTGAAGATGAGATGGTGCTCCTTCTGTGATTCGTTGGAGCATTGtggcatgccgaggacagacaagtgggcatgtgagcaagacattgtgttaaaatgactgaccAAGGAAGGTCAGTGTTATGCTAGGTGAAGAAACAGAGAATTGGATGGAATCCTTGCAGAACATGGTGTGGGAAGAGTTGTAgtgaaggtagctgtgggagtcagtgtcttcgtagtggatggcagtggacaATTTATTCTccaaaatggaaatggagaggtcaaggaaaaCAAGTGTCAGAAATGAATGATGTGAAAGTTATAGAGGGTGGAAATTGGAGTCAAAATGAACAAACGTTTCAAAGTCCAGCCGATAGCATGAAGATGTATCAAAAAGAGTTGTGAAGAGGGGCCAGTGTCGTACTGGAATAAGAATTGTTCCGCATACCCCACTAAGAGGCagggcatagctgggacccaagcGGGTGCCCATAGCTACTCCTTTGACTTgtcagaagtgagatgaattaaatacaaaattgttCAGTGGGAGAACACGTTCAGCTGAGCAGAGGAGAGTGGTGATGGATGGGAATTGTTCAGGCCTTTAGTTGAGGAAGAAGCCGAGAGCTCTCAGATCATCCTGCTGAGGAATGGAGGTATCAAGGGATTGGACTCCATGGTGTACAGGAGGCAGTTAGGACCAGGGAACTGGAAATTGCCACTATGGCAGAGGTCATCAGAAGCATTGCAAATGTAGGTGGGCAGAGTCTGGACAAGTGAAGAGAGAATGGAGTCAAGGCAGGAGGAAATAAgctcagtggggcaggaacaggctgatatGATAGGCCTACCAGGACAGTTtgatttgtggattttgggaaggaggtagaagctgGCTGTCCAGAGTTGGGAGACTATAAGGTTGGAGGCAGTGCAGGGAAGATCTCCAGAGCTAATGAGGTCGGTGACAGTCCTGGCAGCAATGGCTTGATGTTCGGATATGGGGTCATGGTCAGGGGGAAGTAGGAAAAAGTATCAGAGAGTTGGTGTTGAGCCTCCACAAGTTAAAGATTTCTAAAATTTCTGCATTCTGCGCTCTCAGGTCCAATCCTAACTTTGTTATCAAACCCGCTGTCAAAGCCGGTGCCATTGCAGTGTGGTGCACTGATCTTTACCTTCATCTGCAATTCCTCTGATGCTTTCTGCCATATTGAAAATTTCCAGTTCCCTAgccctaactgcctcctgttcaacATGGATATGCAGTCCCTCTAAacctccattccccaccaggATAGTCTGACAGGTCTCGGTTTCTTTTTTAACCAGAGACCTGAACAATCCCAATCA
The Chiloscyllium plagiosum isolate BGI_BamShark_2017 chromosome 11, ASM401019v2, whole genome shotgun sequence DNA segment above includes these coding regions:
- the LOC122554776 gene encoding growth arrest and DNA damage-inducible protein GADD45 alpha-like; translation: MTFEELTGDQKAERMDVVRKALEEVLSSALAQGCITVGVYEAAKLLNADPDNVVLCLLATDEGNDLDVALQIHFTLIQAFCCENDINIMRVNNMHRLAEILGGMDGAGEPKDLHCILITSQVAPWKDAALSKVSGFCKESRYMDQWVPIINLPER